A single window of Granulibacter bethesdensis DNA harbors:
- a CDS encoding conjugal transfer protein TrbD, translating to MRKEDTLRQTRIHRALHRPQQIWGGERELMLFSMLVAGGLIIAAMNIVVTLIGTIMWLACVYGLRMMAKADPVMSKVYMRQLRYQEYYAPFSRPWRIDRTKRRS from the coding sequence ATGAGAAAGGAGGATACTTTACGACAAACAAGAATCCATCGCGCGCTGCATCGTCCACAACAGATATGGGGAGGAGAGCGAGAGCTGATGCTTTTCTCCATGCTCGTTGCGGGTGGCCTCATCATTGCAGCAATGAATATCGTCGTAACATTGATTGGTACCATTATGTGGCTGGCATGTGTTTATGGCCTTCGGATGATGGCCAAGGCTGATCCGGTCATGTCCAAAGTGTACATGCGCCAACTGCGCTATCAGGAATACTACGCGCCGTTCTCTCGTCCGTGGCGAATTGACCGCACTAAACGGCGCAGTTAA
- a CDS encoding transporter: MLALQQFRSKVAGLPDLLNYAALIDEGIILGKDGSLIAGFFFRGDDAAVATNSELNYLTAMVNTYLARFGAGWAIWIDAIRIDSPGYPEPETAHFLEPISAMIDAERRAMFEQDAAHYETEYAIIVEYLPPLLRESRFSEMVYNDIEADHSAPPGNRHLEDFQKRLLDLEDGLGDLLHMRRMKTLRSETPEGESYDSDELVNYLHFCLTGEAIALRIPDCPMYLDAWLGFPELWPGDIPKLGEKFFMCVAIEGFPGMTEPGMLGMLDGLPLAYRWSSRFIFLEQHEAVAALNRYRLKWQQKVRGFWSQVIKSQKGMINTDALGMVHESEEAINEAKSDLVAYGYYTPVIVLIHKNRAFLEEQARYIKREIERRGFSARIESVNTLEAWLGSLPGHTYPNIRRPLVHTLNLADLLPLASIWPGERECPCNFYPAGSPPLMQTVTTGATPFRLNLHVGDVGHTLVFGPTGAGKSTLLAMILVQARRYCSRPQHDGTTLPMTITAFDKGRSLYALCAATGGRHYDIGSDDSPIAVAPLTEIDSDSNMLWAEEWVAICFELQANRAPSPQQKAEMHRAMRLLAQAPRENRSLTEFVTTIQDDEIRAAISHYTISGAMGYLLDGQSDRVDLSPFTVFEIDELMKLGDKNAIPVLLYLFRRFEQSLKGQPAILSLDEAWVMLGHPVFRERLREWLKELRKKNCLVLLATQSLSDAVGSGLLDVLLEQCPTKILLPNKEADLRGTKDNPGPADLYQTFGLNQREIELLKNGQYKRHYYYKSSLGRRLFELGLGPLALSFVAVSDKESIAEIQLLQELHGVDWPLVWLDHRSVDYEKFVQ, translated from the coding sequence ATGCTTGCGCTACAACAATTCAGGAGCAAAGTTGCGGGCCTGCCTGATCTGCTGAACTATGCAGCCTTGATTGATGAAGGCATCATTCTCGGCAAAGATGGATCACTCATTGCTGGTTTTTTCTTCCGAGGCGATGACGCCGCTGTAGCAACAAACTCAGAACTCAATTACTTGACCGCGATGGTCAATACCTATCTAGCTCGTTTTGGCGCTGGCTGGGCTATATGGATTGATGCCATTCGCATTGATTCGCCAGGTTATCCAGAACCAGAAACTGCGCATTTCCTTGAGCCTATTTCAGCAATGATTGACGCTGAACGACGTGCGATGTTTGAGCAGGATGCTGCGCACTACGAAACTGAATATGCGATCATCGTGGAATACCTTCCGCCTTTATTGAGGGAATCCCGATTTAGCGAAATGGTCTATAATGATATTGAGGCCGACCATAGTGCGCCGCCGGGCAACCGCCATCTTGAAGATTTCCAAAAACGGCTCCTTGATTTAGAGGATGGGCTTGGTGATCTGCTGCATATGCGGCGCATGAAAACATTACGGAGCGAGACACCTGAGGGTGAAAGCTATGACTCCGACGAGTTGGTAAACTATCTACATTTCTGTCTTACTGGCGAAGCAATTGCTTTACGCATTCCGGATTGTCCGATGTATCTGGATGCATGGTTGGGCTTTCCCGAACTCTGGCCAGGTGACATACCAAAGTTAGGGGAAAAGTTTTTTATGTGTGTAGCGATTGAGGGTTTTCCTGGTATGACAGAACCGGGAATGCTCGGCATGTTAGACGGCCTGCCGTTAGCTTATCGCTGGTCTTCTCGTTTTATTTTTCTTGAACAGCATGAAGCCGTGGCGGCACTCAACCGTTACCGGCTGAAGTGGCAACAAAAAGTACGTGGTTTCTGGTCACAAGTTATCAAAAGCCAAAAGGGCATGATAAATACCGATGCGCTCGGTATGGTCCACGAAAGCGAGGAGGCGATTAATGAGGCCAAATCTGACCTTGTCGCATACGGATATTACACACCTGTTATCGTCCTTATACATAAGAACAGGGCTTTTTTAGAAGAGCAGGCGCGCTATATAAAACGAGAGATAGAACGGCGTGGATTTTCGGCCCGCATTGAATCGGTGAATACCCTTGAGGCATGGCTTGGATCGCTGCCCGGTCATACCTATCCAAATATACGCCGTCCTTTGGTGCATACGCTGAATCTTGCAGATCTATTGCCTTTAGCAAGCATATGGCCAGGCGAGCGGGAGTGCCCCTGTAACTTCTACCCAGCAGGCTCCCCTCCACTGATGCAGACGGTTACAACGGGAGCAACGCCGTTTCGACTTAATCTTCATGTTGGCGACGTAGGCCATACGCTGGTTTTCGGACCGACAGGAGCAGGAAAGTCAACGCTTCTGGCAATGATACTTGTGCAAGCCCGCCGCTACTGCTCACGGCCTCAGCATGATGGCACGACGTTGCCTATGACAATTACGGCCTTTGATAAAGGACGTTCGCTCTATGCCCTATGCGCGGCCACAGGCGGCCGCCACTATGATATTGGTTCAGACGACAGTCCAATAGCTGTCGCTCCCCTCACGGAAATTGATTCCGACTCAAATATGCTGTGGGCAGAGGAGTGGGTCGCGATCTGCTTTGAATTGCAGGCCAATCGTGCGCCCTCGCCTCAACAAAAAGCGGAAATGCACCGGGCTATGAGACTACTCGCACAAGCACCACGTGAGAACAGATCCTTAACAGAGTTCGTGACAACTATACAGGATGATGAAATTCGCGCTGCTATCTCGCACTATACAATTAGTGGTGCAATGGGATATCTGCTGGACGGGCAGTCTGACAGGGTAGATTTATCTCCGTTTACCGTTTTTGAAATCGACGAATTGATGAAACTGGGCGATAAAAATGCTATTCCTGTACTCCTCTATCTTTTCAGGCGATTTGAGCAATCATTGAAAGGACAGCCGGCAATCCTTTCACTTGACGAAGCCTGGGTGATGCTGGGGCATCCGGTGTTCCGTGAACGCCTGCGTGAATGGCTTAAAGAATTGAGAAAGAAAAACTGCCTTGTTCTTCTGGCAACGCAGAGCCTATCTGACGCAGTTGGTTCTGGCCTTCTCGATGTTCTGCTTGAACAGTGCCCTACTAAAATTCTGCTTCCAAATAAAGAAGCTGATTTAAGGGGTACTAAAGATAATCCTGGCCCAGCTGATCTTTACCAAACATTCGGTCTTAATCAGCGGGAAATTGAATTACTGAAAAATGGCCAATATAAGCGACATTACTATTATAAATCATCACTCGGTCGTCGTCTATTCGAATTAGGATTAGGTCCGCTTGCCCTTAGTTTTGTAGCTGTATCAGATAAAGAATCTATCGCCGAGATTCAGCTTCTGCAAGAACTTCATGGAGTAGACTGGCCTTTGGTTTGGTTAGATCATAGGAGCGTCGATTATGAAAAATTTGTTCAGTAA
- the trbJ gene encoding P-type conjugative transfer protein TrbJ — translation MKNLFSKILFFRLMIFSFGTALFAGVNPAYAQWAVTCVNCSNLLSQMLQYGKEVETAAISAQQLETQIQQYQSMVRQGLSLPQSLFSQITSNLAQIQSLYNQSSAVAGNIANFENNFSTKFPGYNTYLTNNGQNPAYVQDFYKQWAQNGLDSNKAAMGVAGTNVNQIQTEDSQLASLINQSQSAAGQLQAIQAANQIAAQQVQQMQKLRELVNAQIQNEGNYYAQAIQRQAIDDAATAAFYSGTVNRSGAKGY, via the coding sequence ATGAAAAATTTGTTCAGTAAAATTCTCTTTTTCAGGCTAATGATATTTTCTTTTGGTACTGCTTTGTTCGCCGGGGTCAACCCTGCGTATGCCCAATGGGCAGTGACATGCGTAAACTGCTCAAACCTTTTATCGCAGATGTTACAGTATGGAAAAGAAGTAGAAACGGCAGCGATAAGCGCTCAACAACTTGAAACACAAATCCAACAATATCAAAGTATGGTACGGCAAGGGCTTTCCCTTCCCCAAAGCCTTTTTTCTCAGATCACCAGTAACCTTGCTCAAATCCAAAGTCTCTACAATCAAAGTAGTGCAGTTGCAGGAAATATTGCAAACTTTGAAAATAATTTTTCTACAAAATTTCCAGGCTATAATACTTACCTGACAAACAATGGGCAGAATCCTGCCTATGTCCAGGATTTTTATAAGCAATGGGCTCAAAATGGGCTTGATTCCAATAAAGCAGCCATGGGCGTAGCCGGAACAAACGTGAACCAAATTCAAACGGAAGACTCACAGCTTGCATCTCTGATCAACCAATCTCAGTCAGCAGCAGGGCAATTGCAGGCTATTCAGGCTGCCAATCAAATTGCTGCTCAGCAGGTGCAGCAAATGCAAAAATTGCGCGAGCTAGTAAATGCACAAATTCAGAATGAAGGCAATTATTATGCTCAGGCTATCCAGAGACAAGCAATTGATGATGCTGCAACAGCAGCTTTCTACTCTGGCACCGTAAACAGGAGCGGAGCAAAAGGATATTAG
- the trbL gene encoding P-type conjugative transfer protein TrbL: MQIKAAIEIIILVVFTVVDILIARQIDSGRRVSVTVNNHALVISSDKQFCSPQSTTSDSYNIIKKSLVLILFAFGTVLLFSDASHAADLSNPTQSYQGLLDLIQSGANSWNARLLGYAKDLFWSLALIQLVWTFAPLVLKGADIGEIVGELLYFVMIIGFFYALLTNAVTWATDIVNSFRHAGAVAAGVGQQLEPGNMFGFAVQMAKTIGETRTVNPLIAGMVSLASVIVLLCFSFISAFMGVTLVESYIVINASVFFLGFGGSQWTRGYAMAMARYAVAVGAKLFVLTLLIGIIIQSGNSWAAAYSRDQVSMWTMVGLSLVCAYLSKQIPDLVQSMISGSSIGDLSVVGARAAFTAATGGVGSIPPVAGGVGKATEFDVNAAGRNLANAMDYSFAEHSKISGIMSSSESSSIQTASLLSPRVGGSTHISKSDTGSLPQNRSRQGDSYISRIPGASSGISAPITIVADNTRAASAALDGASGGKTGTPQSFSQQTSSDSPSRPISMVFARSALARAVGDTGLLSTLSVPGMERNHKLTLSQSLQNGGNGEGKTWVRNDAFPSSKPENMLPPTPDPKEKT, encoded by the coding sequence ATGCAAATCAAGGCTGCTATTGAAATCATTATTCTGGTCGTGTTTACAGTGGTAGATATCCTAATCGCTCGCCAGATCGATAGCGGCCGTCGCGTTTCAGTCACAGTGAATAACCATGCTTTAGTAATATCCTCGGATAAGCAATTCTGCTCCCCTCAATCCACTACGAGTGATAGTTACAATATCATTAAGAAATCATTGGTGCTCATACTATTTGCTTTTGGCACAGTCCTGCTCTTTTCAGATGCTTCTCATGCTGCTGATCTCAGCAATCCGACACAGTCCTATCAAGGGCTGCTCGATTTGATCCAATCTGGTGCAAATAGCTGGAACGCAAGACTACTCGGATATGCTAAAGACCTTTTCTGGTCACTTGCACTTATTCAACTGGTCTGGACATTTGCACCCCTTGTTCTCAAGGGTGCAGACATAGGAGAAATCGTTGGTGAACTATTATATTTTGTCATGATCATCGGCTTTTTCTATGCACTGTTAACTAACGCAGTTACATGGGCAACCGATATTGTCAATTCTTTCCGGCATGCCGGTGCCGTGGCTGCTGGTGTGGGCCAGCAACTTGAACCTGGCAACATGTTCGGGTTTGCAGTTCAAATGGCAAAAACCATTGGCGAAACGCGTACAGTGAATCCTCTCATCGCTGGAATGGTCTCTTTAGCGAGCGTCATCGTTTTATTATGCTTCTCCTTTATCTCCGCCTTTATGGGCGTTACGCTAGTTGAATCTTATATCGTCATTAATGCCTCCGTTTTTTTCTTAGGCTTTGGCGGCAGTCAATGGACCCGCGGATATGCGATGGCGATGGCGCGTTATGCGGTAGCTGTCGGTGCCAAACTATTTGTTTTGACTCTTCTGATAGGTATTATAATCCAGTCTGGTAATTCATGGGCAGCAGCCTACAGCCGTGACCAAGTGTCCATGTGGACAATGGTCGGATTATCCCTTGTTTGTGCCTACCTATCAAAACAAATCCCGGATCTAGTGCAAAGCATGATTTCTGGGTCATCGATAGGCGACCTTTCTGTAGTTGGGGCCAGAGCTGCATTCACAGCCGCAACCGGAGGCGTCGGTAGCATCCCTCCTGTAGCAGGCGGAGTAGGCAAGGCTACAGAATTTGATGTTAACGCTGCTGGTCGCAACCTTGCCAACGCGATGGATTACTCCTTTGCCGAACATAGCAAAATATCTGGAATTATGAGCAGCAGTGAGAGCAGTTCAATTCAAACAGCTAGTTTGCTGTCACCACGTGTTGGCGGTTCAACACACATATCAAAATCCGATACTGGCTCGTTACCACAGAATAGATCAAGACAGGGCGACAGTTATATATCACGCATTCCAGGTGCATCCTCAGGTATAAGCGCCCCCATTACAATAGTGGCAGATAATACACGAGCTGCCTCTGCGGCTCTTGACGGTGCTTCCGGCGGCAAAACTGGAACTCCTCAGTCATTCAGCCAGCAAACCTCTTCTGACTCACCATCTCGGCCAATCAGTATGGTGTTTGCTCGGTCTGCTTTGGCTAGAGCTGTGGGAGACACTGGCCTCTTATCTACGCTCTCTGTGCCTGGAATGGAACGTAATCACAAATTGACTCTCAGCCAAAGTCTACAAAACGGTGGGAATGGAGAGGGCAAAACATGGGTGCGCAATGACGCATTCCCATCATCAAAACCTGAAAACATGCTCCCGCCCACACCGGATCCGAAAGAAAAGACATGA
- a CDS encoding VirB8/TrbF family protein, whose amino-acid sequence MKRQVPDKKKTVNAPLSPYIAARREWNERYGEYIKKAKTWRLTAFFALGIAFVAVGGLVSVSMQSRVVPYIVSLNGHNDVVRVERAEILKQPDSNVIAAALANWVIGARTIYTDGQAMKNLIDTTYAMTLPQSAAYQALASYHREHNPYILSSSENISVQINLVVPVSNESWEVEWTETTKSPSGKVISTKDWKATLTISLAPPTDPQQIMLNPLGIYVRQFAWSSRLPS is encoded by the coding sequence ATGAAACGGCAAGTACCCGATAAGAAAAAGACAGTTAATGCACCACTATCGCCTTATATCGCCGCGCGCCGTGAATGGAATGAGAGGTACGGCGAATATATAAAAAAAGCAAAAACGTGGCGTTTAACTGCTTTCTTCGCCTTAGGAATTGCATTCGTGGCGGTCGGAGGTTTGGTCTCAGTGTCCATGCAATCACGAGTGGTACCCTACATTGTGAGCCTGAACGGGCATAACGATGTAGTCCGTGTTGAACGTGCAGAAATTTTGAAGCAACCAGATTCAAATGTTATAGCGGCAGCGCTGGCAAATTGGGTCATTGGTGCGCGTACGATCTATACAGATGGCCAAGCCATGAAAAATCTTATTGACACAACGTATGCCATGACGCTGCCTCAGAGCGCCGCCTATCAGGCACTTGCTTCCTATCATCGAGAACACAACCCTTATATTCTTTCTTCATCAGAAAATATTTCTGTTCAAATTAATCTGGTTGTGCCTGTCTCTAATGAGTCTTGGGAGGTGGAATGGACTGAAACCACAAAGTCACCTTCTGGAAAAGTAATCAGCACCAAAGATTGGAAAGCAACCTTAACAATCTCGCTTGCACCGCCAACCGACCCGCAGCAAATCATGCTTAATCCTCTAGGAATTTACGTCAGGCAGTTCGCTTGGAGTAGTCGCCTGCCATCTTGA
- the trbG gene encoding P-type conjugative transfer protein TrbG produces MIKSLLSKVNAMKNCNKMRISSAWASIFFLTLPALAMAQNTIQPPGESIKLTRTPANSPPTPFAPLPAVPFLSSNIVPLTEKEAYGLKLADEWKNHPDRPRRGGDGSVVYLYGATMPVLICTPLEVCSIRLQPGEIVNDVHTGDIARWRINPATSGSGGSTTTFVVVKPTDSGLTTDLFITTTRRSYTIKLVSDQQRWIPILSFDYPDDIQAAWASYHQREGEAQQASAANYARNTIPETGQNLANLDFRFRLSGDNPSWTPLRVYTDGLKTYIQFPRSGFPNGAPALVALGEGGWFHSAPTKLVNYRVAGDRYVVDQLLQRAALITGVGGDQQRVIITYEGN; encoded by the coding sequence TTGATAAAAAGTTTACTTTCCAAGGTGAATGCAATGAAAAATTGTAATAAAATGAGAATCTCTTCAGCTTGGGCCTCTATTTTTTTCTTGACTTTGCCAGCTCTTGCAATGGCTCAAAATACCATCCAACCGCCAGGAGAATCTATAAAGCTGACTCGCACACCGGCTAATAGTCCACCTACACCCTTTGCTCCTCTTCCTGCAGTGCCGTTCTTGTCATCAAATATAGTCCCGCTGACAGAAAAGGAAGCATATGGTCTCAAGCTCGCGGATGAATGGAAAAATCATCCCGACAGGCCACGGCGCGGCGGTGATGGAAGTGTAGTTTATCTTTATGGTGCAACCATGCCAGTGTTGATCTGCACGCCGCTTGAGGTCTGCTCAATCAGGCTTCAACCTGGTGAGATCGTTAATGACGTTCACACAGGTGACATTGCTCGCTGGAGGATCAATCCAGCGACAAGCGGCAGCGGCGGAAGCACAACCACCTTTGTCGTCGTGAAGCCCACGGATTCTGGCCTGACGACTGATCTGTTTATTACAACAACGCGTCGTAGCTACACCATCAAACTGGTCAGCGATCAACAACGATGGATACCAATTCTTTCGTTTGATTATCCTGATGACATTCAAGCCGCATGGGCATCCTATCATCAACGCGAAGGAGAAGCGCAGCAAGCTTCAGCAGCAAATTATGCGCGGAATACAATACCAGAAACCGGGCAAAATCTGGCCAACCTTGATTTCAGGTTTCGTTTATCAGGTGATAATCCCTCATGGACACCTTTGCGTGTCTACACTGATGGTTTAAAAACTTATATCCAATTTCCCCGCTCAGGTTTCCCCAATGGCGCACCCGCACTCGTGGCTCTTGGTGAAGGTGGTTGGTTCCATAGTGCACCTACAAAGCTGGTGAACTACCGGGTTGCGGGTGATCGCTACGTCGTAGACCAGTTACTACAACGTGCTGCCCTCATTACTGGCGTTGGCGGAGATCAACAACGCGTCATAATTACGTATGAGGGGAATTAA